A single region of the Maylandia zebra isolate NMK-2024a linkage group LG17, Mzebra_GT3a, whole genome shotgun sequence genome encodes:
- the mical3b gene encoding protein-methionine sulfoxide oxidase mical3b isoform X5, whose protein sequence is MEDQSFPECQAQELFDEFVSASTCRAALRSFSQLCEHLQLDPSTAERPLYRPIKRRLNYWRANGLWAKLDRRGAQEEYQRARVCSNVTCVIIGAGPCGLRTAVELSFMGARVVLLEKRDSFSRNNVLHLWPFTIHDLRGLGAKKFYGRFCAGSIDHISIRQLQLVLLKVALLLGVEVHVNVEFKKLVEPAEDQHRHKLGWRMEVSPKNHPVSQLEFDVIIGADGRRNTLPGFRRKEFRGKLAIAITANFKNRNTTAEAKVEEISGVAFIFNQRFFQELRQETGINLENIVYYKDDTHYFVMTAKKQSLLEKGVILQDFADTELLLSRGNVDQNALQAYAREAADFSTNHQLPTLDFAMNHYGQPDVAMFDFTCMYASENAAMVRQRHGHQLLVTLVGDSLLEPFWPMGTGVARGFLAALDSAWMIRSWAQGAAPLDVLAERESLYRLLPQTTPENMQKNITLFSVDPTTRYMNTSLLTITPAQVRHLVDTGEEVGLTTDCSDIIRLPSPRYLRQESFSRSNQLLTWCQEQTCGYHGVNVTDLTTSWRSGLALCALIHRYRSDLIDFDSLDESSVEENTRLGFDVAEREFGISPLMTVEEMSSVEEPDSLSMVMYLSQFYQLLKDSPPPMGCLRHITDLRSALIAPASLLSRLGTSLSRKRNPKEHGGALGKKRKTSQRSREQQESCDLNGDVESQSFEEEFVGGASRSRVRLMANQLQAKLHESSSTCRTSSSAAADFRRQQGELSSLPPASQPAESQPTASPVHLSSWRPKKRTLQQEQMSFRFKQKLKAQAVLDGDEQVPEQVPEQVSASCSHVCFFCKQRVYVMERLSAEGLFFHRSCFQCGSCSSPLRLASYTYDQHTRRFYCMQRSECHLSAQAVRKRPTPSDRATSHRTSIGSQSSAPSLSDSLISAGRRPSSAASLMAATPERIELEIWHRCSEVELQEELEEVSEEVLNLFNLSTDNQTGSRSRSSESDMEEEAEGGGCVTSDETRSSSRETLQLYLKVQEEEEEEEEEGSGMESSDEGEYDPWEMERRSGLWLLLEEETEAELAPYSSDTPVQPDSTSSMNSSVTPHPVATTASTASFITTPDSPHIEDGARAPLKPAIVMETPTASGRGSFDNITPELPQNRPLLLQEKGEGSEEDPGTFRRKRRTTRRREAHSLPPRLLFPPLQPGGRALLFKMLREAPPPGEMELGGVGARNLLKTVFSGNKNEQKKKGGGTLPAERAKEKTASQRFTDVRAEVSDLDSSTVLQRCSPKPQNNLRLELLDLTNEIQRVAIEEEENQEPPYVPHALAFKRSYAIKRRPLKDRVPLQDSDGQSSCPTEVVGVVVQPKEASSLSVKETMFQREREDDDDDLDTRITRRVQRAARRQAKQEELKRLHKAQMIQRQLQQVEEKQRQLEERGVMVEKALRGEADYWGESSQSADMELHLGGLGKLDNPPLMQQWFQLVQQKNALVRYEAELMIFARELELEDRQSRLQQELRERMAVDDHLKDEEQLAEERLILEEMLEVVEQRDSLVSLLEEQRLQERQEDRDLEQLMVSGGLGLTWT, encoded by the exons ATGGAAGACCAGTCTTTCCCAGAATGCCAAGCTCAGGAGCTGTTTGATGAGTTTGTATCAGCATCAACCTGCAGGGCGGCGCTGCGCTCCTTCAGCCAGCTTTGTGAACATCTGCAGCTGGACCCGAGCACTGCCGAAAGGCCACTGTACCGACCGATTAAACGCCGCCTTAACTACTGGAGGGCGAATGGTCTGTGGGCCAAGCTGGACCGGAGGGGGGCGCAGGAGGAGTACCAGAGGGCACGAGTCTGCAGCAATGTGACT TGTGTTATCATTGGTGCAGGGCCTTGCGGTCTGCGGACAGCAGTGGAGCTGAGCTTCATGGGAGCTCGAGTGGTGCTGCTGGAGAAGAGGGActccttctccaggaacaatGTGCTCCACTTATGGCCCTTCACCATCCACGACCTGCGGGGCCTTGGAGCCAAAAAGTTCTATGGAAGGTTTTGTGCCGGCTCCATCGACCACATCA GTATTCGCCAACTGCAGCTTGTCCTGCTGAAGGTCGCCCTGCTCCTGGGGGTCGAAGTTCATGTCAATGTGGAGTTTAAAAAGCTGGTGGAGCCAGCAGAGGACCAGCACAGACACA AGCTGGGCTGGAGAATGGAGGTGAGTCCAAAGAATCACCCTGTGAGTCAGCTGGAGTTTGATGTAATAATCGGAGCAGATGGACGCAGGAACACGCTGCCAG GTTTCAGGCGTAAAGAGTTCAGGGGGAAGCTTGCCATCGCCATCACAGCAAACTTCAAGAACAGAAACACCACAGCTGAGGCCAAAGTGGAGGAGATCAGCGGTGTGGCATTCATCTTTAACCAAAGGTTTTTCCAGGAACTACGGCAGGAAACTG GGATTAACTTGGAGAATATTGTGTACTACAAAGACGACACACACTATTTTGTGATGACGGCAAAGAAACAGAGTCTATTGGAAAAAGGAGTAATTCtgcag gaTTTTGCAGACACAGAGCTGCTCCTCTCTCGAGGGAACGTTGACCAGAATGCATTGCAGGCATATGCCCGTGAGGCTGCAGACTTCTCCACCAATCACCAGCTGCCAACTCTGGACTTTGCCATGAATCACTATGGTCAGCCTGATGTTGCCATGTTCGACTTCACCTGCATGTATGCATCAGAGAACGCTGCTATGGTTCGCCAACGCCACGGACACCAGCTGCTGGTCACACTGGTTGGAGACAGCCTATTGGAG CCCTTCTGGCCGATGGGGACGGGAGTCGCTCGAGGGTTTCTGGCAGCTCTGGATTCGGCTTGGATGATACGAAGTTGGGCTCAGGGCGCAGCTCCACTGGATGTCCTGGCTGAGAG AGAGAGTTTGTACCGTCTCCTCCCTCAGACGACTCCAGAGAACATGCAAAAGAACATCACTCTGTTCTCTGTAGATCCAACAACAAGATACATGAACACCAGCCTTTTGACCATCACACCTGCCCAG gTGAGGCACCTGGTTGACACAGGAGAAGAGGTGGGGCTAACCACAGACTGCAGTGATATCATCCGGCTCCCCTCCCCCAGATACCTCAGACAGG AATCCTTCTCTCGATCCAATCAGCTGCTGACTTGGTGTCAGGAACAGACTTGTGGTTACCATGGCGTTAATGTTACTGACCTGACTACTTCCTGGAGGAGTGGCCTCGCCCTGTGTGCTCTTATCCACCGATACCGATCTGATCTGAT AGACTTTGACTCTCTGGACGAGTCGTCAGTGGAAGAAAACACTCGACTCGGCTTTGATGTGGCTGAACGAGAGTTTGGGATTTCTCCATTGATGACGGTGGAGGAAATGTCGTCTGTGGAAGAGCCGGACTCTCTGTCGATGGTTATGTACCTGAGCCAGTTTTACCAACTGCTCAAAGACTCGCCGCCCCCTATGG GCTGCCTGAGGCACATCACTGACCTGCGATCAGCTCTCATCGCTCCCGCCTCCCTCCTCAGCCGACTGGGAACCAGTTTGTCCAGGAAGAGAAACCCAAAG GAGCATGGGGGGGCATTGGgtaaaaagaggaagaccagtCAGCGGAGTCGAGAGCAGCAGGAG tcatgtgacctgaATGGTGATGTTGAGAGCCAGTCGTTTGAGGAGGAGTTTGTGGGTGGGGCCAGTCGGTCCAGAGTTCGTTTGATGGCCAATCAGCTACAGGCAAAGCTGCATGAAAGTTCATCTACCTGCAGgacatcttcttctgctgctgctgatttcCGTCGACAA CAGGGGGAGCTATCCAGCCTCCCTCCAGCCTCCCAACCAGCAGAAAGTCAGCCGACTGCATCTCCAGTTCACTTGTCATCATGGAGGCCG AAAAAACGAACtcttcagcaggagcagatgaGTTTTCGATTCAAACAGAAGCTCAAGGCTCAGGCAGTTCTCGATGGGGACGAACAGGTGCCTGAGCAAGTACCTGAACAG GTCTCTGCCAGCTGCAGTCACGTCTGTTTCTTCTGTAAGCAGAGGGTTTATGTGATGGAGCGTCTCAGTGCAGAGGGCTTGTTCTTCCATCGCAGCTGCTTCCAGTGTGGTTCCTGCAGCAGTCCCCTCCGCCTGGCCTCGTACACATATGACCAGCACACCA GGAGGTTTTACTGCATGCAACGCTCCGAATGTCACCTAAGTGCTCAAGCCGTGAGGAAGAGGCCGACGCCATCTGACAGAGCTACGTCACACCGAACGTCAATC GGGTCCCAGAGCTCGGCGCCATCTCTGTCTGACTCTCTGATCTCAGCAGGCCGCCGACCATCCTCAG CTGCTTCTCTAATGGCGGCGACGCCGGAGAGGATCGAGCTGGAAATCTGGCACCGGTGCTCAGAGGTGGAGCTacaggaggagctggaggaggtttCCGAGGAGGTCCTGAACCTATTCAACCTGAGCACCGACAATCAGACAGGGTCCAGGTCCAGAAG tTCAGAGTCAGatatggaggaggaggcagagggaggaggctgtgtaACCTCAGACGAGACGAGATCTTCATCGAGAGAAACGCTGCAGCTTTACCTGAAAgtccaggaggaggaggaggaggaggaggaggaaggcagTGGCATGGAGTCCAGCGATG AGGGGGAGTACGACCCCTGGGAGATGGAGCGCCGTTCGGGCTTATGGCTCCTGTTAGAGGAGGAGACAG AGGCGGAGCTTGCTCCTTACAGCTCTGACACACCTGTTCAGCCTGACTCCACCTCTTCCATGAACTCATCTGTGACTCCACACCCTGTCGCCACCACCGCCAGCACAGCCTCCTTCATCACCACACCTGACTCCCCTCACATTGAGGATGGAGCCAGAGCGCCACTCAAACCTGCCATTGTCATGGAGACACCTACTGCCAGTGGGCGGGGCTCATTTGACAACATCACACCTGAACTGCCGCAAAATAGGCCCCTCCTCCTGCAAGAGAAAGGGGAGGGGTCAGAGGAGGACCCAGGGACATttaggaggaagaggaggacgacGAGACGGCGAGAAGCTCATAGCCTCCCCCCTAGACTCCTCTTCCCCCCCCTGCAGCCTGGGGGCAGGGCTCTCCTCTTTAAGATGCTCAGAGAGGCTCCTCCCCCTGGGGAGATGGAgctgggaggggttggagccaGAAATCTATTAAAGACTGTGTTTTCTGGAAACAAGAATgagcagaagaagaagggggGTGGGACTTTACCTGCAGAGAGGGCGAAGGAGAAAACAGCCAGTCAGAGATTCACAG ATGTGAGAGCAGAGGTGTCAGATCTTGATTCATCCACCGTGTTGCAGAGATGTTCCCCGAAGCCCCAAAACAAC CTGCGTTTGGAGTTGCTTGACCTGACCAATGAAATTCAGAGGGTTGCCATCGAGGAGGAGGAGAACCAGGAG CCGCCATACGTTCCTCACGCTCTGGCTTTCAAACGATCATACGCCATCAAG AGACGCCCCCTAAAAGACAGAGTCCCGCTACAGGACTCTGACGGCCAGTCTTCCTGCCCCACGGAGGTGGTGGGGGTCGTGGTCCAGCCGAAGGAGGCATCCAGTTTGAGCGTGAAGGAAACCATGTTCCAGAGGGAGCGTGAGGATGACGACGATGACCTGGACACCAGAATCACGCGACGGGTTCAGAGAGCCGCAAGGAGACAGGCCAAACAGGAAGAACTGAAAAGACTCCACAAGGCCCAG ATGATCCAGAGGCAGctgcagcaggtggaagagaaacagaggcagctggaggagagaggagtgaTGGTGGAGAAAGCTCTGAGGGGAGAAGCAG ATTACTGGGGAGAATCCAGCCAAAGCGCAGACATGGAGCTTCacctgggag GGCTCGGGAAACTGGATAATCCGCCGCTGATGCAGCAGTGGTTCCAGCTGGTCCAGCAGAAGAACGCTCTGGTCCGATATGAAGCTGAGCTCATGATCTT CGCCCGAGAGCTGGAGCTGGAGGACCGGCAGAGTCGCCTGCAGCAGGAGCTCCGAGAGAGGATGGCTGTGGACG ACCACCTGAAGGACGAGGAGCAGCTGGCTGAGGAGCGTCTGATCCTGGAGGAGATGCTGGAGGTGGTTGAGCAGAGAGACTCTCTGGTGTCCCTGCTGGAGGAGCAGAGACTGCAGGAGCGACAGGAAGACAGGGACCTGGAGCAGCTGATGGTGTCCGGAGGACTGGGACTCACCTGGACCTGA
- the mical3b gene encoding protein-methionine sulfoxide oxidase mical3b isoform X4 gives MEDQSFPECQAQELFDEFVSASTCRAALRSFSQLCEHLQLDPSTAERPLYRPIKRRLNYWRANGLWAKLDRRGAQEEYQRARVCSNVTCVIIGAGPCGLRTAVELSFMGARVVLLEKRDSFSRNNVLHLWPFTIHDLRGLGAKKFYGRFCAGSIDHISIRQLQLVLLKVALLLGVEVHVNVEFKKLVEPAEDQHRHKLGWRMEVSPKNHPVSQLEFDVIIGADGRRNTLPGFRRKEFRGKLAIAITANFKNRNTTAEAKVEEISGVAFIFNQRFFQELRQETGINLENIVYYKDDTHYFVMTAKKQSLLEKGVILQDFADTELLLSRGNVDQNALQAYAREAADFSTNHQLPTLDFAMNHYGQPDVAMFDFTCMYASENAAMVRQRHGHQLLVTLVGDSLLEPFWPMGTGVARGFLAALDSAWMIRSWAQGAAPLDVLAERESLYRLLPQTTPENMQKNITLFSVDPTTRYMNTSLLTITPAQVRHLVDTGEEVGLTTDCSDIIRLPSPRYLRQESFSRSNQLLTWCQEQTCGYHGVNVTDLTTSWRSGLALCALIHRYRSDLIDFDSLDESSVEENTRLGFDVAEREFGISPLMTVEEMSSVEEPDSLSMVMYLSQFYQLLKDSPPPMGCLRHITDLRSALIAPASLLSRLGTSLSRKRNPKEHGGALGKKRKTSQRSREQQESCDLNGDVESQSFEEEFVGGASRSRVRLMANQLQAKLHESSSTCRTSSSAAADFRRQQGELSSLPPASQPAESQPTASPVHLSSWRPKKRTLQQEQMSFRFKQKLKAQAVLDGDEQVPEQVPEQCLQMYTGGVSSLAEQITSHMQSQEDGGGVSASCSHVCFFCKQRVYVMERLSAEGLFFHRSCFQCGSCSSPLRLASYTYDQHTRRFYCMQRSECHLSAQAVRKRPTPSDRATSHRTSIGSQSSAPSLSDSLISAGRRPSSAASLMAATPERIELEIWHRCSEVELQEELEEVSEEVLNLFNLSTDNQTGSRSRSSESDMEEEAEGGGCVTSDETRSSSRETLQLYLKVQEEEEEEEEEGSGMESSDEAELAPYSSDTPVQPDSTSSMNSSVTPHPVATTASTASFITTPDSPHIEDGARAPLKPAIVMETPTASGRGSFDNITPELPQNRPLLLQEKGEGSEEDPGTFRRKRRTTRRREAHSLPPRLLFPPLQPGGRALLFKMLREAPPPGEMELGGVGARNLLKTVFSGNKNEQKKKGGGTLPAERAKEKTASQRFTDVRAEVSDLDSSTVLQRCSPKPQNNLRLELLDLTNEIQRVAIEEEENQEPPYVPHALAFKRSYAIKRRPLKDRVPLQDSDGQSSCPTEVVGVVVQPKEASSLSVKETMFQREREDDDDDLDTRITRRVQRAARRQAKQEELKRLHKAQMIQRQLQQVEEKQRQLEERGVMVEKALRGEADYWGESSQSADMELHLGGLGKLDNPPLMQQWFQLVQQKNALVRYEAELMIFARELELEDRQSRLQQELRERMAVDDHLKDEEQLAEERLILEEMLEVVEQRDSLVSLLEEQRLQERQEDRDLEQLMVSGGLGLTWT, from the exons ATGGAAGACCAGTCTTTCCCAGAATGCCAAGCTCAGGAGCTGTTTGATGAGTTTGTATCAGCATCAACCTGCAGGGCGGCGCTGCGCTCCTTCAGCCAGCTTTGTGAACATCTGCAGCTGGACCCGAGCACTGCCGAAAGGCCACTGTACCGACCGATTAAACGCCGCCTTAACTACTGGAGGGCGAATGGTCTGTGGGCCAAGCTGGACCGGAGGGGGGCGCAGGAGGAGTACCAGAGGGCACGAGTCTGCAGCAATGTGACT TGTGTTATCATTGGTGCAGGGCCTTGCGGTCTGCGGACAGCAGTGGAGCTGAGCTTCATGGGAGCTCGAGTGGTGCTGCTGGAGAAGAGGGActccttctccaggaacaatGTGCTCCACTTATGGCCCTTCACCATCCACGACCTGCGGGGCCTTGGAGCCAAAAAGTTCTATGGAAGGTTTTGTGCCGGCTCCATCGACCACATCA GTATTCGCCAACTGCAGCTTGTCCTGCTGAAGGTCGCCCTGCTCCTGGGGGTCGAAGTTCATGTCAATGTGGAGTTTAAAAAGCTGGTGGAGCCAGCAGAGGACCAGCACAGACACA AGCTGGGCTGGAGAATGGAGGTGAGTCCAAAGAATCACCCTGTGAGTCAGCTGGAGTTTGATGTAATAATCGGAGCAGATGGACGCAGGAACACGCTGCCAG GTTTCAGGCGTAAAGAGTTCAGGGGGAAGCTTGCCATCGCCATCACAGCAAACTTCAAGAACAGAAACACCACAGCTGAGGCCAAAGTGGAGGAGATCAGCGGTGTGGCATTCATCTTTAACCAAAGGTTTTTCCAGGAACTACGGCAGGAAACTG GGATTAACTTGGAGAATATTGTGTACTACAAAGACGACACACACTATTTTGTGATGACGGCAAAGAAACAGAGTCTATTGGAAAAAGGAGTAATTCtgcag gaTTTTGCAGACACAGAGCTGCTCCTCTCTCGAGGGAACGTTGACCAGAATGCATTGCAGGCATATGCCCGTGAGGCTGCAGACTTCTCCACCAATCACCAGCTGCCAACTCTGGACTTTGCCATGAATCACTATGGTCAGCCTGATGTTGCCATGTTCGACTTCACCTGCATGTATGCATCAGAGAACGCTGCTATGGTTCGCCAACGCCACGGACACCAGCTGCTGGTCACACTGGTTGGAGACAGCCTATTGGAG CCCTTCTGGCCGATGGGGACGGGAGTCGCTCGAGGGTTTCTGGCAGCTCTGGATTCGGCTTGGATGATACGAAGTTGGGCTCAGGGCGCAGCTCCACTGGATGTCCTGGCTGAGAG AGAGAGTTTGTACCGTCTCCTCCCTCAGACGACTCCAGAGAACATGCAAAAGAACATCACTCTGTTCTCTGTAGATCCAACAACAAGATACATGAACACCAGCCTTTTGACCATCACACCTGCCCAG gTGAGGCACCTGGTTGACACAGGAGAAGAGGTGGGGCTAACCACAGACTGCAGTGATATCATCCGGCTCCCCTCCCCCAGATACCTCAGACAGG AATCCTTCTCTCGATCCAATCAGCTGCTGACTTGGTGTCAGGAACAGACTTGTGGTTACCATGGCGTTAATGTTACTGACCTGACTACTTCCTGGAGGAGTGGCCTCGCCCTGTGTGCTCTTATCCACCGATACCGATCTGATCTGAT AGACTTTGACTCTCTGGACGAGTCGTCAGTGGAAGAAAACACTCGACTCGGCTTTGATGTGGCTGAACGAGAGTTTGGGATTTCTCCATTGATGACGGTGGAGGAAATGTCGTCTGTGGAAGAGCCGGACTCTCTGTCGATGGTTATGTACCTGAGCCAGTTTTACCAACTGCTCAAAGACTCGCCGCCCCCTATGG GCTGCCTGAGGCACATCACTGACCTGCGATCAGCTCTCATCGCTCCCGCCTCCCTCCTCAGCCGACTGGGAACCAGTTTGTCCAGGAAGAGAAACCCAAAG GAGCATGGGGGGGCATTGGgtaaaaagaggaagaccagtCAGCGGAGTCGAGAGCAGCAGGAG tcatgtgacctgaATGGTGATGTTGAGAGCCAGTCGTTTGAGGAGGAGTTTGTGGGTGGGGCCAGTCGGTCCAGAGTTCGTTTGATGGCCAATCAGCTACAGGCAAAGCTGCATGAAAGTTCATCTACCTGCAGgacatcttcttctgctgctgctgatttcCGTCGACAA CAGGGGGAGCTATCCAGCCTCCCTCCAGCCTCCCAACCAGCAGAAAGTCAGCCGACTGCATCTCCAGTTCACTTGTCATCATGGAGGCCG AAAAAACGAACtcttcagcaggagcagatgaGTTTTCGATTCAAACAGAAGCTCAAGGCTCAGGCAGTTCTCGATGGGGACGAACAGGTGCCTGAGCAAGTACCTGAACAG TGCCTTCAAATGTACACGGGTGGCGTGAGCTCACTGGCTGAGCAGATAACCAGTCATATGCAGAGTCAGGAGGACGGTGGTGGG GTCTCTGCCAGCTGCAGTCACGTCTGTTTCTTCTGTAAGCAGAGGGTTTATGTGATGGAGCGTCTCAGTGCAGAGGGCTTGTTCTTCCATCGCAGCTGCTTCCAGTGTGGTTCCTGCAGCAGTCCCCTCCGCCTGGCCTCGTACACATATGACCAGCACACCA GGAGGTTTTACTGCATGCAACGCTCCGAATGTCACCTAAGTGCTCAAGCCGTGAGGAAGAGGCCGACGCCATCTGACAGAGCTACGTCACACCGAACGTCAATC GGGTCCCAGAGCTCGGCGCCATCTCTGTCTGACTCTCTGATCTCAGCAGGCCGCCGACCATCCTCAG CTGCTTCTCTAATGGCGGCGACGCCGGAGAGGATCGAGCTGGAAATCTGGCACCGGTGCTCAGAGGTGGAGCTacaggaggagctggaggaggtttCCGAGGAGGTCCTGAACCTATTCAACCTGAGCACCGACAATCAGACAGGGTCCAGGTCCAGAAG tTCAGAGTCAGatatggaggaggaggcagagggaggaggctgtgtaACCTCAGACGAGACGAGATCTTCATCGAGAGAAACGCTGCAGCTTTACCTGAAAgtccaggaggaggaggaggaggaggaggaggaaggcagTGGCATGGAGTCCAGCGATG AGGCGGAGCTTGCTCCTTACAGCTCTGACACACCTGTTCAGCCTGACTCCACCTCTTCCATGAACTCATCTGTGACTCCACACCCTGTCGCCACCACCGCCAGCACAGCCTCCTTCATCACCACACCTGACTCCCCTCACATTGAGGATGGAGCCAGAGCGCCACTCAAACCTGCCATTGTCATGGAGACACCTACTGCCAGTGGGCGGGGCTCATTTGACAACATCACACCTGAACTGCCGCAAAATAGGCCCCTCCTCCTGCAAGAGAAAGGGGAGGGGTCAGAGGAGGACCCAGGGACATttaggaggaagaggaggacgacGAGACGGCGAGAAGCTCATAGCCTCCCCCCTAGACTCCTCTTCCCCCCCCTGCAGCCTGGGGGCAGGGCTCTCCTCTTTAAGATGCTCAGAGAGGCTCCTCCCCCTGGGGAGATGGAgctgggaggggttggagccaGAAATCTATTAAAGACTGTGTTTTCTGGAAACAAGAATgagcagaagaagaagggggGTGGGACTTTACCTGCAGAGAGGGCGAAGGAGAAAACAGCCAGTCAGAGATTCACAG ATGTGAGAGCAGAGGTGTCAGATCTTGATTCATCCACCGTGTTGCAGAGATGTTCCCCGAAGCCCCAAAACAAC CTGCGTTTGGAGTTGCTTGACCTGACCAATGAAATTCAGAGGGTTGCCATCGAGGAGGAGGAGAACCAGGAG CCGCCATACGTTCCTCACGCTCTGGCTTTCAAACGATCATACGCCATCAAG AGACGCCCCCTAAAAGACAGAGTCCCGCTACAGGACTCTGACGGCCAGTCTTCCTGCCCCACGGAGGTGGTGGGGGTCGTGGTCCAGCCGAAGGAGGCATCCAGTTTGAGCGTGAAGGAAACCATGTTCCAGAGGGAGCGTGAGGATGACGACGATGACCTGGACACCAGAATCACGCGACGGGTTCAGAGAGCCGCAAGGAGACAGGCCAAACAGGAAGAACTGAAAAGACTCCACAAGGCCCAG ATGATCCAGAGGCAGctgcagcaggtggaagagaaacagaggcagctggaggagagaggagtgaTGGTGGAGAAAGCTCTGAGGGGAGAAGCAG ATTACTGGGGAGAATCCAGCCAAAGCGCAGACATGGAGCTTCacctgggag GGCTCGGGAAACTGGATAATCCGCCGCTGATGCAGCAGTGGTTCCAGCTGGTCCAGCAGAAGAACGCTCTGGTCCGATATGAAGCTGAGCTCATGATCTT CGCCCGAGAGCTGGAGCTGGAGGACCGGCAGAGTCGCCTGCAGCAGGAGCTCCGAGAGAGGATGGCTGTGGACG ACCACCTGAAGGACGAGGAGCAGCTGGCTGAGGAGCGTCTGATCCTGGAGGAGATGCTGGAGGTGGTTGAGCAGAGAGACTCTCTGGTGTCCCTGCTGGAGGAGCAGAGACTGCAGGAGCGACAGGAAGACAGGGACCTGGAGCAGCTGATGGTGTCCGGAGGACTGGGACTCACCTGGACCTGA